CCACAATGGCCATGAAAAAGCTCAGCTTTCGGAGAGATCCATCTTCACAttaaggccatgtttagttccgaattttttttgttttgagtaccgtagcattttcgtttttatttgacaattattgtctaatcatatattaactagactcaaaagattcatctcgcaattaattagtttttgttttcgtctatatttagtgctttatgcatgtgccgcaagattcgatgtgatggggaattttgaaaaaattttggtttttggggtgaactaaacaaggcctaattgtaATTGGGTGAAAATAACCCTTGAATCGAATGAAGTTGTGATCACCTGAGCAACTTTGCCAGAGTCAAGGGCCCTCACTAGAGCATCTTCATCGATCACTCCACCCCTGGCCACATTGATGATCCGGACACCAGTCTTCATCTTCGCGAAGGACTCATCGTTGAAGATCTTGGATGTTGTTGGTATGAGTGGCATGTGAAGGGAGATGAAATCGGCTCTTCCGATGGCCTCGTCGAAAGATACCAGTTCTACTCCGAGGGCACGGGCCCGATCAGCAGGGGCATAGGGATCATGAGCTATCACATGCATCCCGAGCCCTTTCGCTCGCCTCGCTACCTCTGAGCCAACCTTCCCGAAGCCCATGATGGACAGAGTCTTTCCCACCAGAGAAACCCCCACGTACTTGTTTCTTTGCCATTTACCTGTGTGAAATGACAAAACAAAATATCAGAACATTTCTTGGAGATAATTATTGCAGTGCAGCTTGGAGACTTAACATGACATCTCCAGAACATCAGAGCATATTTTGTTCATTTTTTTAATACATTATACCATTTAATTAGCATCAGTAGTTTGAGTACTTGCTTCATACCATTCGACATCAGCATATCATATAATTAGAATAAACATGGAAGATGAATATAATTTGTTCAAGTCACAATTGCATCTTTAGGCCAGAATTACACCTCTGTAAGCACGGCCCAATTATTTTTTCGACAGTCATATCACAGTGCAGATACCTTGTAGTTGTGTCACCTTCAAGCTAAATTGGCAGCTGTCAAATCAAATTAAGATTTAAGATAGGCTTACATGTACCATGCTTCAATTTGGCAGAGCAAAAATGTTTGTCATACAAAACAGGAAGCAACAAGTATatgaattttcttttctttttcttgataAGTAGCCCCCAAAAGTTAATACAGTAGCAATTTGGCTTACACAATTAGCATTATGTTCTGGAAAGTTGCAGTGATTAATAACTAAAGTcactttccaaaaaaaaaaaacgtttAGATTTGACAAGTGTTCAGGGATCTTATTCTCCACTAAACTGAGGCACCAGGTTCTTTTTGAAATAAAAGTTCAATAGGGACATATTACCAACCAGCAACCAGCACCTGAATTTGAACCACTTTTTTCTCACAGTACAAGATGAATGACATGATTAAAAATTTAAAACATGTGTAAAGGTTTGTTGTGATAATGCATTCCGCAAGTGTTTCGAAAACCAGCATTTGCAAGGATAGAACAGTTGGAGGATCCCATCTTAGGTTCCCTTTGGAATAAATAAAAAGTAGAGGAATTCTAGAGGATTGAAATCCTAGAGGAAAATTTCCTATGATACCATTTGGATTTTTTTTCAATGTCAccgggggaggggggggggtggAGGATCCCCACCTGAATTTGTATTGATCAATTTACTGCCCAAGGCAGTTTTGTTTATAGGTTAAAAAACACACCTTTTAGCAGCTTGATTTTGCATCTTACATGTCTGCTGAAAAAACACCCTACCAATAGGTTGAATCTCATGGAAAGTTTCCTTTGTATCATTCTCTCTCATCAAATTCTTGTGTTTTGCCTGCTCTCCCCATGCAAATGTTTGATCTGTTTTCTGTGTTTTCTCAGCCAATAGGACACAAGATGTTAGGAGATTCTATTCCTATGTTGTTCCTACGATTTTAGAACCGTGAACTCCAAAGAGGCCCTTATAGTCTCTATATACACTAACAGGATAAACATCCCCACCAACCCTGAGTTAGAATGCATCTCTTTTGGTCAAACTGATAACTGATAAGGAGCTACTTGTCTATCGGTATATTGTGGGCTGTCGTTATAAGAAATGGACTTTCAAAGGATTGAAAATGAGCAATAGACTTTCAATCAAGTACAGCAAATCAGGTCAACAACACAACCAATTAAATCAAATAATTGTTTCAGTTGGTTAACCTGTCTGGCAATCACTCGGTTCCATTCGGTAGTACACATTTTTGTACTATCAATTCATTAGCTGAAAGTAGAGGTTGCCCTTGTGTGTGTTCTGAAAATTGCTAACCAAAGATATGCGGCATTAAGGCAACGAAAATAGTCCAACAAGATAGCACAGTAATGTGCAAACGTTTGCATAGATATACATATACACATAAAAGGACCGGTAGTGGCAATTTCTTCGGTGTTGCCCTCATGGCTGGTGCTAGCAGCTAGTGAGAGGGAGGGGGCCAACGGTCTGTTGGTGTTGGTGCAAAGCATAAGAATTATGGCACATAATTTAGAGTACCACCGGAAGCAAGATTCCCCAAATGCCTTCAATAATTGAATCCTTATTATATCGATCCATTGTTTGGACATGTCACACGTATAGTATGCCTATGTGTATGGTATGGCCTTGCTACAGTGTGCCTATATGAAACATCGAAGCATGATTCGCTGTGAGATACTAGTGTGCACAAGTAGAGAAACTGTAGGCAAGCGGATTCATTGAACCTGCCCATCTTTCAGCACACGTATCCTGTATTGTCCGTTTAGAGATTCGAACTGCCATACAACACTGACTAACGGGGACCATATGAGATATTTGACCATACTAGTATAGTACTGTACATACAAGAATTTTTATGTCACCATGTGGAGAGATGAAGGAAGAGAAGCACGTGGACGGTGGACCCAACAAACTTGGCAAATTTGTGGCTTGGTGCCCAGCGAGGAATGGTTGAACTGTAAAACTAGAAAGGTGGTACGCTAGTGGAGTAATAATACTGTAGAACTCGTCTTAAAAGTTTAAATAGTACTGTAAGCATTAGTTGTTGAATAAAACTGTAGCCTAAGCAGTGATGATCGTGCTTTGTCACGAGACATCGTAACAAATTATTCAGAGCTGTCTATCCGATGAGAATATTCAATTAGAAGAAAGTTCGCAAAGCAAGTCAGGCACCAGAAATTATTAAAGCGATCCATGTCTATTTTGTTCTCTACTTCGATCTGCCAAATTCGACGGTAACCTCAAACGAGGACCCAAACTTGTTTAAAAGAGCGGAGCTATTGCCTAAGCTGGGATGCTCATGCGTGTCGTCACTCATCAGGCAATAACAAAACTATAGTAAAAGCCAATGCTATCCTCAACTTTCCAAGGTAAAGACAGTACTAATATCTAATTAGAAGAAAAGTTTGTAATGGATTTGGCGTATCACTAAGCACCAGGGACTATTTAACAACTCCAGCTTTATTTAATTTGCGTTGCCAGATTCGATAGCGACATCAAACAATATAACCTGCTCGCATCCGAACCAAATCAACCAATGCCAATAAACTAGGAATGACTTCACTGTTCATTGGTTTGGCATCTAACCCGTCAACCAACCCAACATGATTAACCACCCGCAGCCAGAAAAAAACAAATGAGACGCATGCAGCTAGCCAATGTGAAGTTTAATTAATCAGACAACCAACCGAGGAAGATCGAGACGGTGATCATGTCCATGTCACTCACCGGCCTTGAGCGCCGCGTCCGCCTGCGAGACGTTGCGCGCCATGGACGCGAGCAGCGCGATGCCGtgctcggcggcggcgacggtgtTGGCCGTGGGCGCGTTGACGACGAGGCACCCGACCTCGGTCGCGGCCTGGAGGTCGACGTTGTCGATCCCGACGCCCGCGCGTCCCACCACCCGCAGCCGGCCCCGCCCCGCCTCCAGCACCTCCCGCGTCACCTTGGTGCCGCTCCGCACGATGAGCGCGTCGAACTGGGACACcttggcgaggagctcggccggGGACATGCCGTAGGCGCACTCCACGTCCGCGAACTCCCGCAGCACGGCGAGCCCGGCCTCGCTCAGCTTCTCCGCCACCAGCACCGCGGGCTTGGGCCGCAGCGCGCCGTCGGACCCGGACCGCGAGATCCGGTGCGCCGGCGGCTTCGACGACTCCGCCACGGGCGCCGCGGGCGACGACAGGACCGCGCACCGGACGACGCGGAGCCGCGCCGCGCCTGTGCGCGCCGCGAGCGTGGTGAGCGAGGACGGCGCCACGGCCACGCGGGCCGCGGGGCTCGCCTGCGGGCTGGGGAGGAGCGCGCGTGAGGCCGCCATGGGTTCGGTTTAGTTCGTGCCTCCCTCGCGCTCGTGATTTGTGTCTGTGCTTTGCAGGCAGGAAGGACCGTGGGAGAGCCGGGGAAGAAGGGTGGCTAGCTTATAAACGCGAGGCGTGATGGGTGGGAGGAGGTTGGTGAGGTGGGGGTAATTCTGGGAGCTCATTTTTATCGAAAGGGTGGGCCCCGGGAATTATTGCTTGGGATCAGTGCGGCCGTGCGTGCATCGGGTTCGTCAGATATTTTTCTGCTCGCTGAATCAAAAGTTTGGCGGTGTGTTGGCATGAGAAATTATGCAATTGGGCTGGGGCTAGCGCATGCTGAATTGCTAATTTTGGCTGTTAAGCTCTCGTTGTTTGTGGATAAACATGGATAATGTTGGAGTAAGTACTCGACCTAAATATGGACACAGTTCCTATCCAATGGTTGACTGTCCTTCCTGGCTTTTTGGAGGAGTGTCCAAATGTTTGCGGTTATATGGACGGCTGAGgggcgtcgtcggaggccgcgctTCCAAGTTCCCCCGCAGGCTGCAGCCCTTGCCCGGGAATTTGCAAGGCAAGTCTCGGCACTGTTTCAAATCAGGCTTGTTTGGTTAGTGCTGATTTTTCTTATGGAATGTGgacacatgtatagagtattgAATACAGATTAGTTTACAAAATTAAAAATGCAAGTAgagaataatttgtgagacgaatcttttaaacctaattaatctattattagacattaattgtcaaataaaacgaaaatgtaCTACCGGACTTATTAAATTTTAACATCTCCAACCAAACATCCCCTCAAAACTTTGCTTCCGTTTAAAGAAACGGGAAAAACAATGGACAGCTGAGGAGCTCCAAATTACACGCCGCCAGTTGTCACATGAAGTTCTCGTGGAGGACGGAGCGGATCTGAACTCTCCGTCAACAGCTTCCTGTTCCCCTCCAAACACATGAAACTCCCGTGGGCTAATCTATTCGTTACTATCCTCATCCCTTAACTTCCAGCGTTGAAACAACTAATTCCGGAAAGATTTGTAAAATTCTGATGGTCAGATCATCATCGCACAGTGTAAACTGAGCGGGGCCATCCACGTATGATATGTGTGCTTAATTCTTGGAACTAGGGGGCTCTGGTATGGGTATGGGCTCTCCTACAGAGCTCATGCATGATGCATGCGTAGAAGTCCAACCAGAAGTCTCCCACGATGATAGCGACCACAAATCCAACAAATTGCCATCATGTCCAGGTTGGAACATCaccgagtgtgtgtgtgtgtgcgccccCCGCTCAAAAGTGCAACAAAAGCGTCGAAGGGAAATTGCACTTGCACGGCACCAACTGACCAACCGGTTCACACTAGTACACTGCACTGGAGCAAGGTGCATGCAGCTCGGCAGTGACATCATGGACGGACGCACCTAGCCCATTTCCCGTCGTTCTCTCCTCCAACGGTGGCCAGGTGGATATTTCATATTGCGATCCTTGGGTTTTTTACTTTTTACGCCTCGCACGCACACCTGCCGCGCAAACTCCTCCCGTACCGGGAGGAACCTTCCTCGCGGTCGcagcttcttttttttcttttcttttttttccccaGTCCCAGCTGCGCCTCACTTGGGATTGGGCACATGCGCGACAGCGATCTTGGCATCTTGCAGTGGACTTAGCCGCCGTGCGCGCTGCCGCGAGAGCATCGTCTCTTTCTCTCGCCGCCGCGCGCGACCGCCTATCGCGTCAAAATTGGGCGCTCTCTAGCGGTCTAGCGGAATGTCTTTTTCGTTTTctgacttttttttaaaaaaaagattctCACAATTACGTTGctagtttttttaaaaataagacttggagtcttattttttctacctctttcttcaataaatatgctgccacatcagcaaaataccataaataatatgtaattaattgtcttggactctatgagTCTTGCATTATGAGTGTCCTTATCCCCCGGATGCGGTGATTAATGGGTTaggtggtcttgtttagttcagccTAAAAGCCAAaacgttttcaagatttctcatcatatcgaattttgcggcatatgcatgaagcactaaatatagacaaaaataaaaaaataattaaacaatttgtctgtaaatcacgagacgaatcttttgatactaATTAacttataattggataatatttgtcacaaataaacgaaaatgctacggtactaaaatctaaaaacttttcacaactaaacaacaAAATCAAATAGCACATGGGTATGGTTCTTCCGGCCTTTGCGTATAATTCTGGGCCCATCACGATACACCCGCTGTTTTTCTGtctgtaaagaaaaaaaaatgcgcTAACTTATGGCCGCGTACGGCGACGGATGAGGATGCTGTTGTTGCTTTTTCTGTGGTTTCGTTTTCGTCGTCTAGTGGTGACCAGGCTGCTTAACAAgatatttgggccttgtttaatttaaaaagttttacaaaatagacaccgtagtatttttatttatatttgataaatattatctaattataaactaacttggTTTAAAaatttcgtctcacaaattatagcataattatataattagttattatttttatttatatttaatgttctatatagatgccgtaagattcgatgtgatggagaatccaattttagaaactaaacaaggccttgatattGCGATGCCCAACCTTTGGTGCCCAGGCTGCCATTTTGGTGCATGATTGCTCTTGTTTTATTGGTAATTTATCCTGTCATTTCAAGGAGTATACGATTCCGGGCAGGAGCCCTGTACATCTTTTGATTGCTGCAGGCAAAGAGGGGCGTATCCGTTGGACGCGTCGAGAGGCAGGAACCAGGagtagcttttttttttctccttccTTCTTCAAGCCCGTTTGGTAGAGATATATAGATTCTGGTAAAAACGTTTCAAATATAAATTCTTTTAAGAAACATTTTGGATGATGAATCAGAATTATTTGATGAAACCGTTTAGCTAGTGGGCTAGATTTTAATtccaaaaaataaatataaaaagtcatataaataaaagtgcttCAAAATATCTTAAAATGAtaataatttaaataaaaacCATCACCATTGTACCGGAGAAACCAGAAACAGAATCTAGCAAAACCAGTACAGAGCCATTTCACTTGcgtaggcaaaaaaaaaaaacacacaacCAGCTGAAACGTTTCACGGCATAGAAAAACACAGAACCAGCTGAAACGTTTCACGGCATAATCGTTTAAAGTTGAACTGTTGAAGTATTTGGTGCCGTTTCTACCGATTCATAAGAATCGAAACCGTTTCTTCCAAATGGTCCCTGATTCTATACAATTCTAAACTGCATCTCCTAACCCAAAAAAAAGGAGAACATAAAAAAGGAGCATTTAGAACTGCCCTGCTGGGTGCTGTCTGTTCGATGCTTTGACTAGACTTTCGCAAAGATATCTGCAACTGCAACTACTTTTTAGctacaaaataatatttttctcaatAAATCAAAATCAGCATCGACCCCAGAAACAAAGCCTTCCTATAAAAACTCGATAGAGCTTATAccactcgatcaaactcaaatgTGACCACTGGATCATCTCCGTCAGCTACCTCTCTACCTTATCCAGTCCACGAAAGATTACACCCGAAGTGCAGAACAATAGCTAGTACCACAAAATTGGCAGGTTTCCTGTAGCTTCGTCAGATCTCAATAATTCACTGCCGCACCCAATTTTGCATAGCCAGCACAGCTACAAGCCTACAACTGCTGTACtatcatatttttttttgacaaggctGTACTATCATATTAAGAACAGTGATACACCTACGGTACACTGATAGCCGATGTAGATTGATTAGTCCatacttgtcaaaaaaaaaaaaaaacttgctgCTCCATTTCTCAGGTTTTGCTTACAGGTATGATATTCTGGTTACGACATATGGGGCATTGGGGCGGTTTGGTTTCTGGCCAGAAAGTGCCACAACTAACCTAAAGCAATTACGGCAAGCCACAAAAAACAGGGCTAGAAATTTTGGAGCCTTATCATGTCTAACAGAATCTTACCACATTTTTTTTACTCCGCATATGGAGCCCAAAGTATTCCTGCCTATGTTTAATTGCTAACCGAACCTTTTCCAAAgtgtggctagcaaccaaacaccccctgtaCTATTACAACAAAGTAACCACCAAGATATGGAAGATAAGTTTTTCCTATATATCCCAACTTCCCAAGATCCCACGTGTACACTAGTGGAATACAAAAATCACGACTTCTTAGCATCTGGAGGGACCTTTACGCCCATGAGTCCTAGCAGATTGGAAGCCGGACCGGGAAGACCTTGTTGCGAAGAGTACGAGTTAagaatgctctcaacaaggttcAGATCTACATCAACTGGAGTCATCTCTGCATCAGTAGCTGCATCATCTGATGGACCCTGCAATGCAAAATATACCACAC
This window of the Sorghum bicolor cultivar BTx623 chromosome 7, Sorghum_bicolor_NCBIv3, whole genome shotgun sequence genome carries:
- the LOC8077869 gene encoding D-3-phosphoglycerate dehydrogenase 2, chloroplastic, with product MAASRALLPSPQASPAARVAVAPSSLTTLAARTGAARLRVVRCAVLSSPAAPVAESSKPPAHRISRSGSDGALRPKPAVLVAEKLSEAGLAVLREFADVECAYGMSPAELLAKVSQFDALIVRSGTKVTREVLEAGRGRLRVVGRAGVGIDNVDLQAATEVGCLVVNAPTANTVAAAEHGIALLASMARNVSQADAALKAGKWQRNKYVGVSLVGKTLSIMGFGKVGSEVARRAKGLGMHVIAHDPYAPADRARALGVELVSFDEAIGRADFISLHMPLIPTTSKIFNDESFAKMKTGVRIINVARGGVIDEDALVRALDSGKVAQAALDVFTVEPPAKDSMLVLHENVTVTPHLGASTVEAQEGVAIEIAEAVVGALRGELAATAVNAPMVPAEIMSELAPYVSLAEKLGRLAVQLVAGESGIKGVKVVYTTARGPDDLDTRLLRAMVTKGLVEPVSSTFVNLVNADYAAKQRGLRITEERVAHDSPAAEAPLESVQVRLSNVQSKFAGAISDGGDIVLEGRVKYGVPHLTLVGPYEVDVSLEGNLILCRQIDQPGMIGKVGNILGQRNVNISFMSVGRTFRGKQAIMAIGVDEEPDKETLENIGAIPAIEEFVFLEL